From the genome of Ziziphus jujuba cultivar Dongzao chromosome 4, ASM3175591v1:
TTCCAATGATCGTCAAATTCGTTGGAGTAAAAATCTTTCCGAAGTTATCATTAAGTGGTTTCCTTCAGTGATTGTTGTAGAAAGTCGGTTTGAAGAGAACCATCCTCTTCTCAATGTGAGATCTGGTTGCCAATGCTTTAATAAAGAGGGAGAAGCATTTCAATTTGTGCCCATTTCGTTTTGCCTTCTTTAAGGTTTTAGCCCCCTTTCCACCAAGACAATGAGGTCTAATACAAAGCTATGTTGGGTATCAAAAAGGATGCTATAGATGCAACACGAGAATATTCACGATTCAACCACCTCGCCCAAGAAATTTAcgtttacaaaaaaaaaaagttgtgtaCGTCTACGAAAAGATATCAACTCCATAcgatataaaacaaatataaataaaaagactaTTAGagattcttttactttttttttttttttttttttgtaagctACTTTTTTGAGGAACCCTAAGCAAGAAGAACTAATTATCCTCCCGGTATTCTGGATTCTCTTCCAAAATAACAAAGCCTTCAAGAATGGGTGATAGGGGAACATACCTGTACGGACACAACCAATTGTTAGCAACTAATTAACAGCCAGAAGGCCAAACAAGGCCAAACAGCAAAATCAAATGCAAGCGATTCAATTACTTTTCAGTAGCCAACTCTGCCCTATCACCAGCAGCAAGAAGAACCGGCGTGGAGTGGGTTTGGAACCCAGTTATTGTTTTAAGACGACCAGCTTGCCCAACAACATCAACAGCTTGGCCCACTCGAACAGGTACGGAGAGAGGTTTGAGGTTCTCATCCACAGTCATCAACATCCTCGGCTATCACAAttttgggaaaaataaaaatgactgAAAGGACAACTAAAAGTAAGCCTGGAACAAgcagaaaataaattaagtgaCGAAATACCAACCTGCATTGCCAACACAAGGAAGTAGAGAACATAATGATATTTTCCCAAAATGATCGCTTTCATATCAAGGCATGCATGCAGCATGGTTGTAATTCCTGCGAGTGCTGTCCTGTAATGAAATAAGCAAAAAAGTATTATAAAAACTAGAGTGAAACAGGGGAAATACATATGACACTTCGAAAATCCATCTCCTTTAATAATGTGCAAGACAAGGTGGTGTTAAAGTATTAGCCTACAAAATGGTGACTTACGGTGACAGCAAGAAGCGATCAGAATGATATGGGTTTAGAGTTAATAAGCCCTTTCCCAAATGTACTAAACCTTGAGCAATCCGTACCTGTAACAATGGCCAAAGAAATAATAATCACAACAaaatttttcttgaaaattatgAGGAAGCTAAAAAGCCATATTTCATAAGATGCATTACACAGAACAGAAGGCTCGCATCTTTGTAGTAATAGCTAGACAAATTACGTAGCATGCCAGCTATTCTCGCATTGTTGGTTCCTGCACCTATTAAACCTAAGGAGATAACCGCTGCCTGTAGGCACCAAGTAGATATATTAGTCTTCAAATTTCAGCTTAGAAATTGTTTCACtaataaatggaaatatagCTATAATTTCTTTACCATGGCAACTTCTGAATCAGTATCATGACTAAGTCTGCTTAACGTATCCATGACATTGACCTGGTACAAcacccatttaaaaaaatatatattgtcagCAGAGAAATATATTGCTAATATATCAACTCTATCAGATTTCGCTTGTAGCTCAGTCTTAACTATATAGAATTACCATATCCAAAGATCTGAATTGTCAAAAAGCACTATAGATTGCTTCAAAATATTACTGCTTTAACTCATGGATGATGAGGATTCGAGAAGTTTAGCAAGCCAAAAAGTTAAAGAGAGCACAGTAACACAGGTTttgcatttgaaaattacatccAGATACTCAACTTGTAAAATAAATCGAAAGTAAATTTATTCGTAGCTAGCTCTGGTAAAATGTGCAAACTTCTAGAATCACACTTTCCATACACCATCTGAACTGATATATTACCTTTGGGTTTGAAATGCAAAGAAGACCAAGAGCCAAAGGAACTGCCCTACGGATATTCTGTTCTCCATACTGCAAAAGATGCTCTAATGAACGAATTGCCATTTCAAGGCCCAATTCTTCAGCCATAGCTACCATTGCAATTCCAAGCACAGCAGGCCCCTGGTGGGTTTCACCCTTCTCAAGATGTTGTGAACAATGACCCAGAAGGTTTTGGACCTGCATTAAAGAAAAGTCAGCCGCTCCATATCTAACAGAGATTTCAAGTGGCAAACTAGCTAGGTTAGAAATATTACCTTGAGAACATTCCCAGTTCCCGCATAAGCACAAGAAAGCAGAACCATGTCACAATGTTTTCTGATCTTTTCATCGAAGGTCTTTGAAACTTCAGCAGTAGCCTCCACACTTTCCTGTGAAAAGGTGAAGGGATCACAGAAGGCAATTATAATTTGCAATTAAATTCATAGTAAGTTCAATATTATGAACATTTATTTTAAGGATTGTTTttaccacaattggtataatagCACATGCCCGCTATTATgcacaaagaaaaattaaataaaagataaaaccaAGCAGGGGAAGAAAAAGCAAATGATTTTATAAGAACTAAaaccaacaaatttttttataagttttaaaaTGATTTACCTGCTTCCCAAGGTATAGAAGACCAAGACTTAAAGGCAATAGCCGAGTAAGGGGCTCCCCAAACTCTGCATCACTTCGCTCCATCAATGCCAATATAATTGCCTGAGCAACCTCTTCATTGCAAGATCCCACGTATATCAAGCCCAATGAGATTGCAGTGAATGCAATCACATCAAGGGGAGCTTTTGCATCGTTAAGAATAGGAGACAGTTTATGACGTAGCTGACAATACATAAACAAGTTTACTTCAAATGACTGATATATAGAGCAAAACCTCAAGCCAAAATCTAGAGAACAGAGACAGGATTAACAATCCATTAAAAGTAATTCACAATTGTATAATCTCCAAGACCAGTATAATTCTCAAGTCAAGAATAATTATAAGTGTGTTAGAAAATTGCATAAAAATTTTTAAGTGGTAggccattttcattataaagaatataatataatagcCTCGGCATATCACTCTAAAAACAGGAAATATTCAAGATGTTTTACCGTTTCATTTTGAGTACCAGCATATGTTATTCCTAGGCCCATTATTGCACCGATTCTGATAGATGGATCTTCTCTATCTACATAGTCGCCCAGAAGTGCCAGTGCctacaaaaaaaggaaattttttaaaagataatagaGTTATATTCCAGAGGCATGCAGCTTTCCAAATTgcaagtaaaagaaaaataaggccACTCACAGGATCACAATCATTCTTGATACTGCTATTGACAATTCCAACTCCCAACAAGGCACCAGCAATTACGTGGTTGTCATTGCTGTGGAAGTACTTGTCAAGTTGAGCAAGTCCAGAATCCACATCCCACAGTAATATCATGCCCTACATACAGAATgatataagattttaaatgcaGTTATAAAAAACAACCACTTACATAACCCACTTGGTAAACGAATGCATACCAGACTTGCAGCAGCACTGGTCTTCCCATGCTCCTTATTCTTAAAAAGCCAGTTACCTGAAGAACCACCGCTGGAAGCATCAGTTGGAACTGTCATCAGCTTATCCTGCATAAAAATAAGAGTCAATAAAACCACATGCTGACACTATTTTGAATGCACATCAAGCCAACACAATGTACCTGACCAAAGCCAGCATTTACAAACGCATTGACAAAAGTTGCTGCCAAGTTCTGTCTAGCTGAATCAACACTTGCCCCAGCACTGGCCCGGCCATCAAGTAAGTGAGCCTAACAAACATTTGAAAACATTATAATATCAGTGGAGTGATTCAGTTGCAGCAAGCACCAGACTTTAACATAGACCTGAAATAAGTAGATAACAACCAACTCTATGCATAATCCATGCCacagaaatacaaataaatataatttacatttgaaacatggattatGCATAGAAGAATGATTTAATAGTTTTTCATGAATAAAGTCTAGCTTTAGTATCATATAATTTGAGCCATTTTGAATTCCCTACAAATTCCTTCGTGAGATATCCCATCTTTCAATGTATATATCTAAAAATTTACCCCACATCCTTAGTGAGATATCCCATCTTTCAATGTATATATCTAAAAATTTACCCCACATCAACAATCATTGACTATCTCCAAACAAAAATTTGCTGCCACTTCACTAttacacttctaaaattataatcCTCAAAACATGTAAACTATAAGtatagaagaaaaaattaagCATGTGCAGCTAGAACTGGGCATAAAAACAATGCAAGGATCAAGATTTGGTTACATATCCCACATTGAGACCAGAGTTTTAACCTTATAGATATCCTCTGGAGTTTTGGCCTCCATGACCTCAATATCACGAGCAAGGGTAAGATAACCTTCATTTAACCTAGTATTGTTGATGATATCCTGCAGTGACTCTCTGTCAATCTCATCTGCAGCCATCTCTTCATCAAGCTCAAAACACACACCCTGggcataaaatatcaattagcaAACAGATTATCTCCACTATAACGGATTCTTGCCACCCCAATACACCAGCGCAGCCCAAGAAAGGAAACGAAATAAACATTAAAGCAACTACAAAACAATAAACTCTATAGCACATCAGATTTCAAAATGTCCATTGGTCATGATGCAGAAATTATCAACACATGAATAATGTGATCAAAAATACTCTAGAAAGGAAAATGGATTAGACTGAAACAATTAGTACCAACCACAAATCCCCACATATAAcaccaaaaatttatttttacaaggaATTCACATAGAAGATGAGCAACATTACATACCACATTTTGAACTTTTATTCCACAAGGAATTATAAGTAAATCACAATGCTTAAAAAAGGTAGTAATCAATCCACAAATTCGAGGTAATGAATAAAATCAACATATGTAACAAAATAAGAGATAGAGAGTTATAAAACTTACATGTCGGGCAAGGATATAACAAAATTGcttttttcttagaaaatcatcacaaGAGGTAAAGACCTGCCTCACATACTGCAAACAAACAATCAATTATTAAAGACTAAACAATAAGAAATTCTCAATAATCATCTATATCAAGCTTCTATGCTTTAAATAATTCAAAGTTGTGATATCTAAacctattaataaaattaatatattcccATTGCTTATTTAATGCAAAATGAACAgaaagtaacaaaaaaaattagagttgaAAAAAGTACAAACCTGCAAATTATCAAGGAAAAGTGCAATCTGAAGTGCATTTGGATATTCTTCAAATTTAAGATATATCATGTATGCAATATCCAGAACTAACATATCATCTGGTCCAGGAAGGTATCTACAGTAGGTTAGGATAACTACAAGAAATTAGTCAATACAGAAGGGGCAAGAGACACAgagacaaataaaaaattcacaatGATACCCAAGAATTGATTAACGATGTAATAAACAGTGCAAAGAAATTGCTGACTCATGAGATCAGAATACTTGTTATTAACCAGTAGCCCAAATTGAAACCTTAAATGTTATATGAGAAAAGTCAAAGTCCTTGAATCTAGTGTTTCACATCCTTGGGATggacaagaaattaatttatgctaATGAGATCGATTGAATAATCcactaaaataaatttatattaccaTATAACTTTGTAGTCTCTTAATGCAAATTACAATTTCATTAATTacaaatatgtgtatatatatatatatatattaatagatatattaattatatataaatatacatatatgcatgccAGCATTTACACATATACATAAGAGATTTAACCACTAATTTGagcaaaagaacaaataaaatgcATTGAGAAATTATCTGACAAGAAATAGTGAAATATACCATTCAAAGAAGTAAGCAAGAGATATATGTATTTccctccaaaaaaaataataatattggagCAAAATCTCTTAAAATCAGTTCCATTGTCAGTTTACCACTTACCTTGCTGAACTAGTAAGATAGAGACAAGTCCTTCTAAAATTTGTACTATCAACATGCTCAACTAACAGATCTAGGTCCTCAACCTGTCATTATACATACATCAAActaaaatgacaaaaaagaaacataGAATGTCAGGACTTAGGCAGTAAACTGTATGATAATAATACTAGACCTACCTCCATTAAAAGGTCAACTGCTTCAGGTTCAGCGTTATGCTGCAGAAAAAATTGATTAGAGATAAAACCAACccgtttttcaaatacaattaattactcaCCAACTTAGTTACAGAGGCTTTCATGATATACTAATGCCATAACATGAATACAACATGGTCCATATCCTTCTACGTTGGAAAACAACCAATTGCAAACCTGTTATCCATCTTACCTTCATATGGAAAGCAACAATTTGTTGTACTAGTTCCATTAGATCATCAATAGGGGCCTCTTCACTCTGTAGGGTTTAAGATTAAAGAAGGATAAGCAAGAGTATTAACAGTTCCAAAGAAATCACATGTAAAGCAGTATGCAGCACTTGGAATATAATAAGGAAAGAAAATACAAAGTAACATGAATGTGTATAAATTTATATGGTACATTGACAAGTGACAATTTACTAgccaatattataattaaaaataataatttttttgaaagatttaAGTAGTACCATCATGTACTTACACAAAACTGTTCTCTAAAACACATGCCTTCAACACACATGAAAATCAGGACTAATTGCAAGAACCAAAATCCAGTTTTAAACA
Proteins encoded in this window:
- the LOC107417347 gene encoding 26S proteasome non-ATPase regulatory subunit 2 homolog A, with amino-acid sequence MAPDPNSNGGSGSGRGTSNEASVKVPAKDAKKKDDKKDEDLSDEDLALKQQLELYVERVQDPDPGLQKIALESMRQEIRTSTSSMTSVPKPLKFLRPHYGTLKTYYETMEDSELKKYLADILSVLALTMSAEGERESLKYRLLGSEGDIGSWGHEYVRNLAGEIAQEYAKRQSEEAPIDDLMELVQQIVAFHMKHNAEPEAVDLLMEVEDLDLLVEHVDSTNFRRTCLYLTSSARYLPGPDDMLVLDIAYMIYLKFEEYPNALQIALFLDNLQYVRQVFTSCDDFLRKKQFCYILARHGVCFELDEEMAADEIDRESLQDIINNTRLNEGYLTLARDIEVMEAKTPEDIYKAHLLDGRASAGASVDSARQNLAATFVNAFVNAGFGQDKLMTVPTDASSGGSSGNWLFKNKEHGKTSAAASLGMILLWDVDSGLAQLDKYFHSNDNHVIAGALLGVGIVNSSIKNDCDPALALLGDYVDREDPSIRIGAIMGLGITYAGTQNETLRHKLSPILNDAKAPLDVIAFTAISLGLIYVGSCNEEVAQAIILALMERSDAEFGEPLTRLLPLSLGLLYLGKQESVEATAEVSKTFDEKIRKHCDMVLLSCAYAGTGNVLKVQNLLGHCSQHLEKGETHQGPAVLGIAMVAMAEELGLEMAIRSLEHLLQYGEQNIRRAVPLALGLLCISNPKVNVMDTLSRLSHDTDSEVAMAAVISLGLIGAGTNNARIAGMLRNLSSYYYKDASLLFCVRIAQGLVHLGKGLLTLNPYHSDRFLLSPTALAGITTMLHACLDMKAIILGKYHYVLYFLVLAMQPRMLMTVDENLKPLSVPVRVGQAVDVVGQAGRLKTITGFQTHSTPVLLAAGDRAELATEKYVPLSPILEGFVILEENPEYREDN